Genomic DNA from Theobroma cacao cultivar B97-61/B2 chromosome 3, Criollo_cocoa_genome_V2, whole genome shotgun sequence:
ATAAAAAGGCAGAACAGTTGATTGCCATAGATGTCAACTGAGTGAGTGTACCTCATGTCAGCTGCTTACAATGGCAAGATCCATAAAAAGAGTTCTTTGAAGTCAAGATATCCAGATTCTTGTGAGCATTTTACTTTCGACAAAAAATGTACAACAATGCTTGAGAACCTGCTCGATAATTCGACATTTCCGTGTATTTTTTAGTACTTCTCAATCAAAGCTCAAGGAGCTTGGTCATGGCAATTGTCAATCTCTTCTTGTTTGAGTACAATAGTTTTGATAAAAAACGATGTTGAATGTTGTATGTTTTGCATTAGAATGTCATGAAATTCATTACTAGTTGTAGTATCACTACATAATTTAACATTGCACCTTTATAGCATAGAATCAAAAGAGTTTAATATTGACTAAATCGTATTGTTAGAGCGTTTGAAGGTCAAAAatcgattaaaatattttaatttacgTTAAGtgttataaattatttgttcaagacttactttgtttttaataTCAATCCTCGTATTTGGTAATGGAAGAGATGAAATGAGagttaagaaaatatatacttaatacTATAGAGTGAATGATAAAGaccctttgaatttttatttttttagaattgaCTTATAAAGTCAATCAAATGAATTTTAAGGATGGGCACTGAAGATTGTAGATTTTTGATCGCTTGTTTGCAAATGAAGTGTGGATAAAAAGCTGTAAATATTaactttttacattttaaaacaaatttaaaataaatatttatttttgtcaagAATGGGATTCGAACCCATGCCCTTTCGGACCAGTACCTGAAACTGGCGCCTTAGACCAACTCGGCCATCTTGACATTTTTGACTACATGGTTGGTTTTTCTTTAGTTGTACTCACTAAAGCTTTAAATTTGAAGTGTTGGCGCTTATTCAAAAGCCTGGTctcagaagaagaaaaggaccATCCGCAAATTCACCCTCTGAAATGCGTTCtgttttcaacataaaaatCCACACCCAACTCTATTATTcttcttataaatttatatcaaGTCTAGCTGCAATTGAAAACCCATCCATTTACAGAGTAGAAAATGATGACAAAAATCCCACTTTTTTTAATACTTCTAACTTTTTCATTGATTACAAAAGATTGAGGCAGTACACTATCAAAAGTACCAAACTTTTACATACCCATTTGCTAAAAACATCAAAACTTCAATCCAATATCTTTGTTGCAAATTCTTTGCTTGATGGGTACTGCAGATGTGGTTCTATGGAGGAAGCAATCAAGTTGTTTGATCAAATGTCTGAACCAAACATAATTTCATGGAATACTATGATTTCTGGTTATAATTACAACTATCTGTTAGAGGGTTCTTGGGTATGGTTTCTTAAAATGCGGTTTTCGGGTTTTGAACCTGATGAGATTACTTATAGGAGTGTGCTTTCAGCTTGTGTTGCTATGAGAAGTACTAGCTTTGGCAAGCAGCTTTACTCAGTTACAATGAAAAATGGGTTCTTTTCAAATGGATATGTACGTACTGGAATGATTGATTTGTTTGCAAAATGTTGTGTCTTTGAGGATGCTCTGAGGGTGTTTTATGATGTTTCATGTTGTGAGAATGTGGTTTGTTGGAATGCTATTATATCTGGAGCTGTTAGGAGTGAAGAAAATTGGGTTGCTTTGGATCTTTTTGTTCAAATGAGAAAACAGTTTTTGATGCCAAACAGTTTTACTTTCTCAAGTGTTTTGTCTGCTTGTGCTGCACTCAAAGAGCTTGAGATTGGAAAAGAGGTTCAGGGGTGGATCATTAAATGTGGTGTGGTAGATGTCTTTGTGGGAACTGCCTTGACTGACTTGTATGTCAAGTGTGGAGACATGGAAGAAGCTGTGAATATGTTTTCATGGATGCCTACACGAGATGTGGTTTCTTGGACTGCTATCATTTCTGGATTTGTGCAGAAGGATGATTTGCTCAATgcccttgaattttttaaagaaatgagATATATGAAAGTGGAAATAAACAACTATACTGCTACCAGTTTAATTTCTGCTTGTGCTAAACCAGACATGATTGAAGAGGCAAAACAAATCCATTCGTGGATTATTAAGAGTGGATTTTATATGGATTCGGTGATACAAGCTGCTTTGGTAAACATGTACTCAAAAATAGGTATAATTGGTTTGGCTGAAATCGTCTTTAAGGAGATGGAAAGTATAAGGAGCCCAAATACATGGGCTGTGttgatttcttcttttgctCGAAAGCAAAGTTTTCAACGGGTAATTGAATTGTTACGGACAATGTTAAAAAAGGGTCTGAGACCAGATAGGTTTTGTACTTCTAGTGTCTTTAGTGTGATAGAATGCATAAACCTAGGGAGGCAGATGCACTGTTACACTCTTAAAACTGGGTTGATCTTTTATCTTTCTGTTGAGAGTTCCCTTTTTACAATGTACTCAAAATGTGGTAGTTTAGAGGACTCTTTAAAAGTATTTCAGAATATTCCTGTCCGTGACAATGTTTCATGTGCTTCAATGATTGCTGGGTTTACAGAACATGGCTATGCAGAACAAGCTGTTCAACTCTTTAGAGAGATGTTATCTGAAGAAACCAAACCTGATCAAATGACTCTAGCGGCAACTCTTTCTGCTTGTTCTTCTCTTCATTGTTTgcataaaggcaaggaaattcaTGGTTATGCAATTCGTGCAGGGTTTGGGAATGAAACACTTATATGTGGTGCAGTTATAACTTTATACTCTAAATGTAGCGCACTAGGATTAGCAAGAAGGGTATTTGACATGCTTGTCCAAAAAGATCTTGTATCATACTCTTCTTTGATTACTGGGTATGCACAAACTGGTTTAATTGAAGAGGCAATGTTGCTTTTTTGTGCAATGATGAAGTCTAATTTGGCAGTAAACTCTTACACACTTTCATCCATTCTTGGTGCTAGTGCACTTTCAAACAAATCAGGTGTTGGGACTCAACTGCATGCTCTTGTTATAAAATTGGGTTTAGATTCAGAAGTTTCTGTTGGAAGTTCACTTGTTACAATGTATTCTAAATGTGGGAGCATTAGAGATTCCGAAAAAGCATTTGATGAGATTGATAAACCAGATTTGATAGGTTGGACAGCTATGATCTCAAGCTATGCTGAGCATGGAAAAGGTGTAGAGGCCTTAAGAGCCTATGAGCTCATGAGGAAAGAAGAAATCAACCCTGACCGAGTAACTTTTGTTGGGATATTATCTGCCTGTAGTCATAATGGGCTGATCGAAGAAGGCTACTACTACCTCAACTCAATGGCTAAAGAATATGGAATTCAGCCTGGTTACCACCACTATGCCTGTATGGTTGATATTCTTGGTCGGTTGGGGAAATTGAGAGAGGCTGAAAAGTTTATAAACAATATGCCTATTGAACCTAATGCTTTCATTTGGGGAACACTACTTTCTGCATGTAAAGTACATGGAGATGTTGAACTTGGAAGGCTAGCAGCAAAAAAGATTATAGAGTTAGAGCCATGCCATTCGGGACCTTATGTCTCTTTATCAAATATCTGTGCGGACATAGGTCAGTGGGAAGGAGTCCTGGAGATTAGAAGCCTGATGAATGGAACTGGGGTGAGGAAGGAACCTGGTTGGAGTTCTGTGTGAAATTCAATTATTCCTTGATTTGTGAGTCTGATTTGATCTTTGGCTTCAGTTACCCTGTGCGACAGTGGTTGTTTTCTTATAAGTCAGGCAGCTTTGAGCCTAATCAGCAGCCCAATATATTGTAGTTCCTCGTCATTGATATATGCAGTGGAGAATAATTGAGGTTTACACAAGGAAAGACAT
This window encodes:
- the LOC18604668 gene encoding pentatricopeptide repeat-containing protein At1g74600, chloroplastic codes for the protein MRSVFNIKIHTQLYYSSYKFISSLAAIENPSIYRVENDDKNPTFFNTSNFFIDYKRLRQYTIKSTKLLHTHLLKTSKLQSNIFVANSLLDGYCRCGSMEEAIKLFDQMSEPNIISWNTMISGYNYNYLLEGSWVWFLKMRFSGFEPDEITYRSVLSACVAMRSTSFGKQLYSVTMKNGFFSNGYVRTGMIDLFAKCCVFEDALRVFYDVSCCENVVCWNAIISGAVRSEENWVALDLFVQMRKQFLMPNSFTFSSVLSACAALKELEIGKEVQGWIIKCGVVDVFVGTALTDLYVKCGDMEEAVNMFSWMPTRDVVSWTAIISGFVQKDDLLNALEFFKEMRYMKVEINNYTATSLISACAKPDMIEEAKQIHSWIIKSGFYMDSVIQAALVNMYSKIGIIGLAEIVFKEMESIRSPNTWAVLISSFARKQSFQRVIELLRTMLKKGLRPDRFCTSSVFSVIECINLGRQMHCYTLKTGLIFYLSVESSLFTMYSKCGSLEDSLKVFQNIPVRDNVSCASMIAGFTEHGYAEQAVQLFREMLSEETKPDQMTLAATLSACSSLHCLHKGKEIHGYAIRAGFGNETLICGAVITLYSKCSALGLARRVFDMLVQKDLVSYSSLITGYAQTGLIEEAMLLFCAMMKSNLAVNSYTLSSILGASALSNKSGVGTQLHALVIKLGLDSEVSVGSSLVTMYSKCGSIRDSEKAFDEIDKPDLIGWTAMISSYAEHGKGVEALRAYELMRKEEINPDRVTFVGILSACSHNGLIEEGYYYLNSMAKEYGIQPGYHHYACMVDILGRLGKLREAEKFINNMPIEPNAFIWGTLLSACKVHGDVELGRLAAKKIIELEPCHSGPYVSLSNICADIGQWEGVLEIRSLMNGTGVRKEPGWSSV